The nucleotide sequence gcgatacagtcaacattccatccacctcacccggcggtccgtctgactcagctttcggacgggatcaatttggcgccgtctatgggaacacaTGCACCTGTTCTGGAacatgaagatggacgacgtcgggaggttctcgGCTATTATCACAGCCCCGGAGGATCCCGACAGATatattatcttctaccctcactccacgggtattcgggagtcgagggatcgagcGGAGCTTCAACTGGCCAATAGGTTAATTTTTCTATTATagtttttccctgactccacgggtattcgggagtcaagggaccgagacaaacccttagccggttggcacAACTCCCCGATCAGGTACGATTACAAGCTCTGCTctctttttacgattataggaactgctatatttccctgataaaagagtaagagcctagttccttgatcaaagactagagcCTTCAATTTCTGATCGAACACTAGGGGTCCAGCTCCCTGCTCATACACTTGGAACACAACTCCCCGCTCATACTCTAGGGGCACAGCTCTCCactcatacacttgggacacagctccccgatcatagacttgcagtaccacttcccgatcaggatctaggggcctcgTTCTTTGCTTACAGGCTAGGAAccttactctccgatcagggGCCAGGGGCCCAGTTCCTCGATCATgtgtgctacaggctctgcacccttcaccatgaggttCTGCATTCTCTTACTGTTACAGTCTCTGCACCCTTCATCAGGGGCTCAGCATTCTCTACTACTATAGGTgattcattttattattattatatgttcTACATCCTCCACTTGTTTTGCATCCTCTTATGTCTACAGGCTCTGCTCCTTACACTCGCGatgctctgcttccttctattATTACGGACTCTGCTCCCTCATATAGCTATGGACTTCACTTCCTTTGACGGTCAAGGCTCAGATTATTCTCTCCCTGACTCCGCGGATATTTAGGAGTCGAGGGATCGACACTATTTATCTCACTGACTGTATGGGCATTTGGGAGTTGAGCCGAGCCAGCCAGTTGACATCACTTCGCGATTAGGTATGATAAAAGCTCTATCTCCTCATGTTGCTATCAGCTTTGCTTCTATGAGCTTCAAGGCTTAACCTCCCCCGTTAGGGGTCGGACTATCGCCAcgagtctcggaccagagtagtACCACCAGTCTCGGATCTGAGTATTGCTAGCGATCTCTCGGTTGGGGGGTCAGACCAATCCCCGGTCGGGCTCCTGGACCAATTCTCGATCAGGCTTCCAGACTAATTCCCGGTCGGGCTTCTAGACTAATTCTTGGTCAGGCCTTCGGATTGTTTCCTGGTCAGATCTTCAGATCAATTCTTAGCCCGACCTCCAAATGGCTTCTTTATCAGGCTTTCAAATTGTTTCTTGGTCAGGTCTCCATATCAAaaactggtcagacctccagattgcTTCTTGGTCAGGCCTTCAGATCACCTCCCGAGCAggctctagactctcaccccagtgcgagttataagtgagctctgctctcacacccaacaatcgagctgctcggtcggctgtcccagactctcaccccagtgcgagttataagtgagctctgctctcacgcccaacgaccgagctgctcggtcggctgtcccagactatcgccccagtgcgagttataagtgagctatgctctcacgcccaacgaccgagctgctcggtcggccgtcccagactctcgccccagtgcgagttataagtgagctctgctctcacgcccaacgacagagcagctcggtcggctgtcccagactttcgccccagtgcgagttataagtgagctctgctctcacgcccaacgaccgagttgctcggtcggctgtcccagactctcaccccagtgagagttataagtgagcagttataagtgagcatgctctcacgcccaacgacctctcagtcggcgCTCATCACTCACTCGCAGCTCTACATGACACTTGTCATACTCGCTTTacttgccgctctgcccggcactcagctcccacgttccgctcactgctgttgctcggtcggcattCATCGCTTCACTGGCCGCTCTGGTCAGCAGTCATCATCCGCGTTTCACTCATCGATTTTGCCTGATCGGCGCTCACCGGTTCACTCACCGCTCTGCTTAGCACTTCTCATCCGCATTTCGCTCATCGCTGTGGCCCGATCGGCGCTCACcgcttcactcgccgctctgctcggcacttatCATCCGTGCTTTGCTCGTAGCTGTTGCCCGATCGGCGCTCACCGCTTCgctcgccgctctgcccgacacttaTCATATTCGCTTCGCTAGTCACTCTGTCCGACTCACGGCATCCGCGTTTTGTTCACCGCTGTGGCTGGGTCATCATCCACCACTCACTTGTCGCTCTGCCCTTCACGTTTCGCTCATCGCTGTTGCTTGGCCGTTTGCTCGACCATTCGCTGGTACCACTCGGCTACTCGATTTACGTCGGTCGCCCTATCGCTTAATGTTTTTCTCGATTGCGCACTCGATATCGTCCGCTCGTTCTTATTCTGCTCGGTAGGCATTCTCTCTATTTTTGGATCGACATTTTTCGATTGCCCAGTCATGATGTATTTTCGCTCGGTCACACTCTTTATTTTTAGGTCGAGATTTACTCTAGCTCGGTTGGCACTCTCCCGATCGACACTCGCTCGTTCGGCGCTCATTCAATCACAAGCACGACTTTTGCTTGTTCGTTGGTCTCTTTATTGCCCGGTCGCGATTTATTGACGCTCGGTCAGTATTTTCCTCGGTCACGAGTTATTGACGctcggtcagtatttttctcggtcACGATCACGActctgctcgtccatcattctctccaTTGCCTGGTCGTAATTTATTGACGCTCGGTCAAGATTTTTCTCGGGCAGGCTCGCAGCTCTGCTTGTCCGTCATTTTCTCTACTGCCTTGTTGCGATTTATTATCACTCGGTTGGTACTTTTTCGGTCGCCCGGTATTGATTTATTGTCGCTCAATCGTTTTGCTTAGCATCTCTCGATCGTCTGCTCAATATCGCTCGACATTCGCCAGATCGCTCTTTCGACACTAGCTCGATATGTCTTTTGTCGCTCGGTCGGCGCTTGTTCTTTTCGTCGCTATGCTGGGTACTCGTCGTCCATAGCGACTCGTTCGACGTTATATGACAGACCCGCGATATGACTTTGCATACAGTAGTGATTTTGTGTTTCATTTGGATGGGTCTAgttagtcggacttgcgcctccttcgactagacttgagggggaggcttgtgatacggataCGCTTTGATGGTTGATGGCAAAGTAGTAAATAGAAAGGGGAAAAAGGGCAATGGAGTAAAATCACTGTTGAGGGATTTAGGGAGGAGGGGAGACACGgttcgaggggggggggggggggtttggcTTCAGGGGTTTGGGACGTCGCCGCCGCCAACGGGGAAGAgagttcttctccttctctctcgCCGTCACTCTCGCAACGCCGGCAACGACCCCCCCTTCCTCCTCCTCGCTGCGCCATCGCCGGGCAGATCACTGCCGGCTCCTCCTCCTCACTGCGACCACCGCTGGCTCCTCCTCCTCTCGTCCTTCGCCGGAGTCGACACTGCCGCTTCCCTCCTTTTCTTCCCTGGGATGTTGCTGCTCCAGCCGACGCCGCCGACTTCCCACTCTTCTTCCCTCTCTCGCCGCCACTCTCGAGCGACACCGGCCTCGCCGCCtcctctcctcctcatcctctctcCCGCGACTAACACGACCGCCGGTCATATGCCCTCTCCGCGTGGCACCGCTGCCGGACCGACaacctccctctcctcctctccgcGTGGCGCCGCTGCCGGACGACaacctccctctcctcctctccgcGTGTTGCCGCTGCCGGACTGAcaacctccttctcctcctccccgCGTATCGCCGCTGTCGGACCGACAGTCTCTCTCTCCCTCCGCCTCGCGATGTTGCCGCTAGACTCACGCCGCTGTGCGCTTTCGGCACTGATCGGGCCTTCGAGTCATCGTCGTATTTCGGCCTTCAGGCGGTGGTTGTATTTCGACTCGTGTGCTTATGTTGTATTCTTGTCCGTGTACTGATGTTGTATCCCGGTCAGTGTGTAGATAGcttgtcccggcctgcgtgtcggTGCCTTATCCCAATTTGTGTACCGGTGTCTTATCTCGGTCTACGTGCCGATCCTGTATCTCGGCCTGCGTGTCGAACCCGTGTCTCGGTCTGTGTGTCGATCTCGCTTCTCGATCTGTGTTGAtttcgtgtcccggcctgcgcgCCGGTGTTTTATCCCGATCTGCAGCTTGTCTTCCGGATCCAGACCGCGTTCAGCTCCGTGCCTCCAGACCCGGCTTCACATTCGATTCCCGTTCGGCTACTCTCCCAAGTCTCGACCACTtgagcagcgtcccatccgagggtgccccctTGGGACAGGGTACGTTCTCGGTTCATATTCTATGCATATTTCACTCATATATTCGTTGTATctgcctcgagtatcggggtaccgggggccgggtcaaccGGGTCGCTGACTGCAAgtagtgttgaccagaggacttctgaagactgGGTCAACAcggaagccatctcagcacacccccctccgggacgtcgcgattCAGTCAACATTTCCGCCACCTCACCTGACGGGATcaacagggtttaacatgacaatccttatgagctcctattggggacattatcaacctaaattactaggacacagttttattttataatcaacaacacaccatataaataatatcattttccaacttatcgggcctattgatttatcgaactaaatcgcaccctttgataaatcaaagaaatgaatattaagtatatgtgcttgttattatattatgattaagagcacacacttccataataacaaaggtcttgctcttttattcagtcagtataaaaagaacttatcttaaatgatccagctcaatacactctgagtgtactagtgtaattttatagtcaagataaactaataccaaattacactacgactattacaatggtttgttcatatccatcttagtcgtgagcaactgtttataatttataaagaactgataacatgatcttctgtgtgtgacaccacacactatgttatctacgatataaattaattgaacaactacacttagcttataaatatagatatttgataaatatgattcttatttctaagtaaatgtttatacaaaagctagactttagtatacattccaacaccgtTTGACTCAGCTTGTGCACATtgtctcccttgagcgtcggttgtttgATTGCTCCCCATGTCGAAGGCGATGACGGACCGAAGCCCTTTCCCCGATCTGGGCATGTTTCGCCCAACCGACCGATGTCATCTACGCGTTGACCTCCTTTACTTTAACTTCCTTTAACCTCCGCCGTGACAGCGGGATGgaatccttcatcatcatcgcaTCAAATACCATATAAACCAATAATTAAATTATGACTCTCAATATTAACTAAAAATTCATACACAATGCAATCTTGTTCATCCGCCCAACACCTCTATCATAAATTAAAACTATTGGCTATGACAAAGGAATATAAACAATTAAATCCTGTTCTCCCGATTAagcatttttgtttttaaaatttcgaCAAAACAGCCCAGCACCAGTCAACCGTTCGGGCGTTGACCCCACAACAGCATAGGATTTCTGGATTCTGATCTGTTTAGGTTAATTGCTCCTAAAATATTTAGGAAACAGCAAAATATAGATGTTCTTGATTGTCTCCTTCCATCTTTTATTtaatctttttctctcttctccaatATTTTTCATCTCCATGGATATGTTTCTCATCTTCCTGTTAGAACACCTGCCTAGCTATTATTAGAATTCAAGTAACAGGCTGTTGCTGCAGCAACCAATTCTCGACCTCGATCTCTACCACAAGATACGGAAGATCTCCAATCATCCTACAAACGATTGATACATAATGGTAAAATTCCACCTAACTGTCACCTAAATCCCCCAAATAGTCCACGCGTAGATAAAGCCTCTGATGCCTGCCCAACTCTCTGTAGCTTCCCAAGGTTGTCAAGAACAAGCAACTCATCGTTACCCGCAACGTTCAATATGGATCAACCACCAATTGCTACTCCCTTAACCCAATATCTATCGTCGTCAAACCAAACGCCAAGTTTACATGGCAGTAGCTCCATCGGCTACTGCCCATTCAACTCCTTCACCAAGAAGACGGCCTCTATAAACTCGAGTTTCTCTCCAGTTAAGCCTCACTTAGAAGAGATTGCTCAGTGAATCAGATGGCCACCAGCCTTGCCTGGGTGACTCTGCTTCTGCTGCTACTTTGTGCCATGGCAACTGGAGATGAAGGTGATCAGGAGACGTCTGTATCAGCTTCTTTCGTGTTTGGCGACTCCCTCGTTGATGCCGGCAATAACAACTATTTCAACACCCTGTCAAAGGCCGATATGTCACCCAACGGCATCGACTTTGCGGCCTCTGGCGGTGAGCCGACCGGCCGGTACACCAACGGCAGGACCATTGCAGACATCATCGGTCAGTAGTTAATTGGGCTCATATTGAATTTGCCTTGGCAATCATTGTCGATATAATCAACAAGTTTTTTCGTCTTTTAAACTCTTGTAGGAGAATTGCTAGGACAAAAAGGCTATTCTCCACCATTTTTAGCTCCGAATACAACTGGATCTGTCATTCTAAACGGAGTGAACTATGCTTCTGGAGGTGGAGGCATACTCAATGGAACTGGAAGAATTTTTGTAAGCTTCTTTaactaaatatctaatttctgCACTTCCCAATTCGCAAAGTCGAACTGAGATTGTGCTGGTGCAGGTGAATAGACTGGGTTTGGACATCCAACTTGATTACTTCAACACCACGAGGCAGCAACTGGATGAATTACTGGGGAAGTCCCAGGCAAAAGAATTCATGATGAAGAAATCTATCTTCTCAGTTACCATAGGATCCAATGATTTCCTAAACAATTACCTTCTTCCAGTACTGTCTGCAAGAGAAAGAGCCAGGCTAAATCCAGATGACTTCATCAATGAACTCATCACCACATTTCGCAGCCAACTTATAGTACACATCAACTCCTTGCCTCATCCTTTTCGGCATTTTTCTTTTATGATCTTTGTTTCGACACTCAAGAAAGATGATCAAATTGGCAGAGACTCTACACTCTTGACGCGCGAAAAATCGTTGTGGCAAACGTAGGGCCGATAGGATGCATCCCTTACCAGAAGACTCTGAATGGCGTGAAGGAGAATGAGTGTGTTGGGTTGCCAAACGAGCTTGCAGTACAATACAATGGCCAGCTGAGGGACTTGCTCGCTGAGCTAAATGACAATCTCCCCGGAGGCCAGTTTGTTCTTGCCAATGTCTATGATTTAGTCTTGGAGGTCCTCACAAACCCTGGAAAATATGGTAAGAACCGTTTTGCAAGGTTTGAAATTTTGCTTAACTTTTACAACAAACTGTTAAAGCTATAAATCAAGGTTGGACCAGTGGGCTTAATTGATATCTAAATTGTATTTAGAATCGACGATATAGTCTTAAGAAAGCTATTATCTCTTCTCATTAAATCAAATCACCTTAATCTCATGTTTCTTGATTGACACTTAAACATCTGCattcttatcaaacatcaaaTTATTCAGGCTTCAAAACAAGCAGTTATCCTTGTTGTGGAGACGGGGGGCAATATCAGGGTTATATTCCATGCGGTCCAACCTCAAGCATGTGCGACGATCGTTCAGCTTATGTGTTTTGGGATCCGTATCATCCGAGTGAGGCAGCAAATCTTCTTTTTGCGAAATATATTGTTGATGGCGGTACTAAATATGTATCTCCCATGAATCTTCGACAACTTGTACAACTCTGATTAGCATATCATGCTCGTAGATGTGCATCTTATTGATTTGTCTCAATTGTCTTCTTAATTATGTGGTAGCAGAAAGCTCAATATGCTTCTGCGTCTTGAGAGAGTTAATTAACAGATGTTGATGGGACAATTGTGTGATGTATAATAAATTTGAGTTCTGAGGTGAAATTGAGTTTGCTTtcgtttttaaatatttaaattgtgTGATGTATAATCAatattttagttataatttaaaatcGGGATTATATATACTTAGAAAGATGGGTTGAAGAAAATATGAACATATACTTGGATAATAAAAAAAACTGCGATGTATGTACATATCAAAGTAAgaaagaggaagataaaaaaaaattttaataagataaaattaatttaaatacaaCTGATAATATAGTTAAAAATAAAGTATGAGATAGGAGAGTCCAACATAAAGATTCATATAGTCAATTCCATATAATAAGATAAAACTTATTGTTGTTATTGTATCCAACAATATATACAATATATCCTTCCTTCATAGGTAATCGAAGGGATTAGTTTGTGTTGGATCTTATCTTATATTTGATGGGCTTACTTGTATTTGTAAATTATGCCATTAAGATTCAAACCGATGATCCAATGAGTTATTATGGAGCACTAAAAAGGGTCCAGCGTGTAGAGATAGACTTATTCCGTCGCTAATTGCATATAAAGATGAATCAACGATGGAATATATTCTGTCGTTGACGATTTTAATGATGGAATATATGTATACCGTCGTCATATTTTGTAAGCTAATTAGGGACAGTAAATTATTATTCGTCGCTAATATCCTGAATAAAATTTAGATTCCGTAACTAAATTAACGATGAATTTATATAAATCCGCTGCTAATATCTTGAACACAATTTAGATTCTATAAATAAATTAGTGACATATTTATATAAATTCGTCGCTAATTAGCGACGGTAAGTTAATATCCGTTGCTAATTAGCAACGAATATTACATCTTCATCACTAATTCGATAAGTGGAACATGTCGATCAAATAATGACGGATATTTAAATCCGTCACTAattttcattaaattaaaaaaaactctttgttTTTGTCCATGTTACCTGTTTACATCTAAATATAATCAAATATAATCATCATAAACGATGATTTTCACAGTAAACTTTTCACAGAAAATTATATTTCTACATATGCGTTGATTACATGGACACTTTAACTCGACATCATTTAAGTATATTCTCGATGAGACTTGACGAAATTCACAAACTCTTTCCCCCCAAAAAaaaatcttgactaataaattcaTTGTCTAATCTATTATACATCCAAGCCTTATTCATATATATTGTATTCTAATGAGAATAAAATTTCCAACATGATTAATCATATCAAACTAAGCATACATATATTTAAATCATTTTCATCATCTTTGGTTAGGTTAATGCTATATATTTGTCTCAGTCAATGATATTTTCATACTTATGAATACAAAGACTTGTTATGAATATATGACAATTGATGCAGATGTAtgtattgttggttagtcctaggaaaatcgtaccggttccattgtacaaaaattttgtacaagtgttgaacctttccttaaataacctattatgttctttagaagttaaattaggaatcgcagacggaacttagcatcattgattccaaatttaacttatctattcttgatggtttagatttggatcgcaagcagaacttaacactattgatccaaatccacctatgttattaattccattaaatattaatttcc is from Zingiber officinale cultivar Zhangliang chromosome 7B, Zo_v1.1, whole genome shotgun sequence and encodes:
- the LOC122003538 gene encoding GDSL esterase/lipase At2g23540-like, whose translation is MATSLAWVTLLLLLLCAMATGDEGDQETSVSASFVFGDSLVDAGNNNYFNTLSKADMSPNGIDFAASGGEPTGRYTNGRTIADIIGELLGQKGYSPPFLAPNTTGSVILNGVNYASGGGGILNGTGRIFVNRLGLDIQLDYFNTTRQQLDELLGKSQAKEFMMKKSIFSVTIGSNDFLNNYLLPVLSARERARLNPDDFINELITTFRSQLIRLYTLDARKIVVANVGPIGCIPYQKTLNGVKENECVGLPNELAVQYNGQLRDLLAELNDNLPGGQFVLANVYDLVLEVLTNPGKYGFKTSSYPCCGDGGQYQGYIPCGPTSSMCDDRSAYVFWDPYHPSEAANLLFAKYIVDGGTKYVSPMNLRQLVQL